The genomic stretch TCGATCTTCCCCGACTCCCCCGCCGCCCGGGACGACCGGCCGGTGGTGGCCGTCCGCGACTGCCCGAAGCCGCCGCCGACCCGGGTGAGCCTGGGCTTCTCCGCGATCACCTCCGCGGAGGAGGTGTGGCTGCTGGTCAGCGGCGAGGGCAAGGCCGAGGCCGTCGCCCGGGCGCTCTCCGGGGCCACCCCGCTGGAGATCCCGGCCGCCGGGGCGCGCGGCACGCGGGCGACCCGCTGGCTGCTGGACGAGGCCGCGGCGAGCCTGCTCCCCCGCGGGTAGGCGTCCTCCGCGGACCGACAGCGGCCCGGGTGCTCTCCGCACCCGGGCCTCTGTCGTTCAGCAGCTGCGATCGTTCAGACGGCGGTCGTTCAGGCGCCGCGGCGGGCGCGCAGCCGGGTCAGCGCCTCCTCGAGGAGCGCGTCCCCGTCCTCGTCGGTTCGCCGTTCTCGCACGTAGGCCAGGTGCGTCTTGTACGGCTCGGTCCGGGGCGCCGGCGGCGGGCTCTGCTGGTCGGTACCGGCCGGCAGTCCGCAACGCGGGCAGTCCCAGGTCTCGGGCACCTCGATGTCGGCCGCGAAGGCGATCCGCGACTCGTGCCCGTTGGCGCACCAGAACCCGACGCGGTGGCGCGGCGCCGCCTCACCGCGCTCGGCTTCCCCCATCGGACCAGCACCCACTCGGCTGCCCCGGATCGCGTTCCCACCAGCCATGAACGGCCCCCTGACGTCGGCTCCGTCGGCGGTGACGAGATGATCACCGCGCGGGCAGTCTAGGGCCTGACAGAGGTTGCACAGGTCACGATGCGGACACCGTCAGTACCGGCACGCGATCGAACACCGGACTGCGTGCACCGCGGCCTCCAGCGGCCCGCCGCGAGCTCGCGAGCGGCGGGGTCCTGCCACCGGGATCAGGCCTTGATGAGGATGCCCAGGGCGACGATGCAGACGGTCCAGAGGATCCCGAAGAGCACGGTGACGCGGTTGAGGTTCTTCTCCACCACCGAGCTGCCGGCCAGCGAGGACGCGGCCGCGCCGCCGAACATCGACGACAGGCCACCGCCCTTGCCGCGGTGCAGCAGGATCAGCACGATCAGCCCGATGCTCAGCAGCACCAGCAGCACGTTGAGGGCCGTCTCGATCACAGTTCGTTCGTCTCCTGTCCCGTGGACCGGGGGTGTGGGGCGTGGACCCCAGCCGTGGGGGGCTCTCGACCTGCCAGCCTAACCGATGCCGCGCAGTGCGACCGCCAGCCGGCGCCGGCCCCGCCCTCGCCGCCGTCCGCCTCGGACGGTCAGCGCACGCCGGCGGTGGCGACGTCGTAGCCGCCGTAGGGCTGCATGACCAGGCCGTTGCGCAGCCGCTGCCCGGCCAGCAGCTGCACGCGGTTCTCGGCCAGCGGCACGTAGGTGAAGGTCTGGTCGA from Modestobacter roseus encodes the following:
- a CDS encoding RNA polymerase-binding protein RbpA, whose amino-acid sequence is MAGGNAIRGSRVGAGPMGEAERGEAAPRHRVGFWCANGHESRIAFAADIEVPETWDCPRCGLPAGTDQQSPPPAPRTEPYKTHLAYVRERRTDEDGDALLEEALTRLRARRGA
- the secG gene encoding preprotein translocase subunit SecG encodes the protein MIETALNVLLVLLSIGLIVLILLHRGKGGGLSSMFGGAAASSLAGSSVVEKNLNRVTVLFGILWTVCIVALGILIKA